The Arachis hypogaea cultivar Tifrunner chromosome 14, arahy.Tifrunner.gnm2.J5K5, whole genome shotgun sequence genome has a segment encoding these proteins:
- the LOC140178541 gene encoding uncharacterized protein: MSTVSTINCMDILQMIVITKKNMIEKLAREGQLDRYLMERSDNQGKRKRDDEEVSQRGQPPQMPERHVHMIVGGFAGGGVTKSSRKRYLKEFYHIREKTPDLPTISFTKEDVQGIAPGHDDPIVITMIFANVNLHRTLVDQGSSANILFKLAFDKLGLEEKELKSYPDTLFGLRDTPIKPLGFTSLYTTFGKGLKLKTLSIDYIIVDVASAYNALIGRSTLNRLGAIILTPHLCMKFSTQEGIATIKGDQKLARK, from the coding sequence ATgagtactgtgagtaccataaactGTATGGACATTCTACAAATGATTGTTATTaccaaaaaaaatatgatagaaaagctggccagggaAGGTCAGTtggatagatatctcatggaaaggtcagaCAATCAAGGAAAGAGGAAGAGGGACGATGAAGAAGTCAGCCAAAGAGGTCAGCCCCCTCAAATGCCAGAACGACACGTTCACATGATAGTAGGAGGCTTTGCTGGTGGAGGAGTGACCAAGTCGTCTCGAAAGAGATACTTGAAAGAATTCTACCACATTAGAGAAAAGACTCCTGATCTCCCTACCATCTCTTTTACAAAAGAGGATGTGCAGGGAATTGCACCAGGGCATGATGATCCCATAGTAATCACTATGATATTTGCTAATGTAAATTTACATAGAACtttggtggaccaaggaagctcagccaATATACTGTTCAAACTCGCAttcgacaaactagggttggaaGAAAAAGAGTTGAAGTCCTACCCTGATACTCTTTTTGGATTGAGAGACACACCGATTAAGCCACTAGGGTTCACTTCCTTATACACTACTTTTGGAAAGGGATTGAAGTTAAAAACCCTAAGCATTGATTACATTATTGTGGATGTAgcatcagcctacaatgccttaattggTAGGTCAACGTTGAATCGGTTAGGAGCTATTATTTTAACTCctcacctctgcatgaaattttCCACACAGGAAGGAATTGCTACCATCAAAGGAGATCAAAAACTGGCTAGAAAATAA